One stretch of Flavobacterium sp. 9 DNA includes these proteins:
- a CDS encoding penicillin-binding protein 1A codes for MATKKNNQPNSNKDINYYKKKFWRIFAYTLLGILAFFLFASWGLFGSMPSFEDLENPDSNLATEIISSDGVVIGKYFKTNRSQLKYSDLPKSLVEALVATEDARFYEHSGIDGRGTLRAVFSLGTNGGASTLSQQLAKQLFHGEGSKFLPFRIVQKIKEWIIAIRLERQYTKNEILAMYCNVYDFGNYSVGVSSAAQTYFSKDPKDLTMDESAILVGMFKNSGLYNPVRNPEGVKNRRNVVLSQMEKAKMITESEKLRLQALPITLKFKLESHREGTATYFREYLRDYMKKWVSENKKPDGSDYDIYKDGLKIYTTIDSRMQLHAEEAVSEHMKNLQQQFFIEQKNNKNAPFVNITQAETDKLMMQAMKNSTRWAIMKDMDKSEDDIIASFKVKTKMRIFTWKGERDTTMTPMDSIRYFKHFLQSGLMAMEPQTGNIKAWVGGINYKYFQYDHVGQGARQVGSTFKPFVYATAIEQLNMSPCDSILDGPFMIHKGRHNVTADWEPRNSDNRYRGMVTLKQGLANSINTVSAKLIDRVGPEAVVELTHKLGVKTEIPAQPSIALGAVDITVEDMVAAYSTFANQGVYVKPQFLTRIENKSGEVIYEPIPESHDVLNKDIAFAVIKLLEGVTETGSGARLRTEGGGSGDNRWTGYPYVFRNPIAGKTGTTQNQSDGWFMGMVPNLVTGVWVGCEDRSARFKSLTYGQGATAALPIWGYFMKLCYADPGLQVSKSEFERPANLSIKVDCYSRPAVVKDTTQTEQNTDEFEL; via the coding sequence ATGGCCACCAAGAAAAACAACCAACCTAATAGTAATAAGGATATTAACTACTATAAAAAGAAATTCTGGAGAATTTTTGCATATACCTTATTGGGTATTTTAGCCTTCTTTTTATTTGCATCATGGGGATTATTTGGATCAATGCCTTCTTTTGAAGACTTAGAAAATCCAGATTCCAATTTAGCTACAGAAATTATTTCGTCTGACGGAGTAGTTATTGGTAAATATTTCAAAACCAACAGATCACAGCTTAAGTACTCAGATTTACCAAAAAGTCTGGTAGAAGCTTTGGTTGCCACCGAAGATGCTCGTTTTTACGAACACTCAGGAATCGACGGACGTGGAACTTTAAGAGCTGTTTTTAGTTTAGGAACCAATGGTGGCGCAAGTACATTATCACAACAATTAGCTAAACAATTGTTTCATGGTGAAGGGTCTAAGTTTCTTCCATTCAGGATTGTACAGAAAATAAAAGAGTGGATAATCGCCATTCGTCTGGAAAGACAATATACCAAAAATGAAATTTTGGCAATGTATTGCAACGTTTATGATTTTGGGAACTATTCTGTTGGAGTAAGTTCAGCAGCGCAAACCTATTTTTCTAAAGATCCTAAGGATTTGACCATGGATGAGTCCGCTATTTTAGTGGGAATGTTCAAGAATTCAGGGTTATATAATCCGGTTCGTAATCCAGAAGGAGTAAAAAATCGTCGTAATGTAGTACTTTCTCAAATGGAGAAAGCAAAGATGATTACAGAATCTGAAAAATTGAGATTACAAGCTTTGCCAATTACGTTGAAATTCAAATTAGAAAGTCACCGCGAAGGAACAGCTACTTATTTCAGAGAATATCTACGTGATTACATGAAAAAATGGGTTTCTGAAAACAAAAAACCAGACGGTTCAGATTATGATATCTACAAAGATGGATTAAAAATTTACACCACAATCGATTCAAGAATGCAATTACATGCGGAGGAAGCGGTTTCTGAGCACATGAAAAATTTACAACAACAATTTTTCATCGAGCAAAAAAACAATAAAAATGCACCTTTCGTAAATATCACGCAGGCAGAAACAGATAAATTGATGATGCAGGCCATGAAAAACTCAACGCGTTGGGCAATCATGAAAGATATGGATAAAAGTGAAGATGATATCATTGCTTCATTCAAAGTAAAAACAAAAATGCGCATATTTACCTGGAAAGGAGAGCGTGACACAACAATGACTCCAATGGATTCCATTCGTTATTTCAAGCACTTCTTGCAATCAGGTTTAATGGCAATGGAGCCTCAAACCGGAAATATAAAAGCGTGGGTTGGAGGAATTAACTATAAGTATTTCCAATACGATCACGTTGGACAAGGAGCGAGACAAGTAGGTTCTACTTTTAAACCATTTGTTTACGCAACTGCAATCGAACAATTGAATATGTCGCCTTGTGATTCTATTCTTGACGGACCATTTATGATTCACAAAGGACGTCACAACGTTACAGCAGATTGGGAACCAAGAAACTCTGACAACAGATACCGCGGAATGGTAACTTTAAAACAAGGTCTTGCAAATTCGATCAATACAGTTTCGGCTAAATTAATCGATCGTGTTGGTCCTGAAGCTGTTGTGGAATTAACGCATAAATTAGGTGTTAAAACCGAAATTCCTGCTCAGCCTTCAATCGCATTAGGAGCTGTAGATATTACCGTTGAAGATATGGTTGCAGCATATAGTACATTTGCAAATCAAGGAGTTTATGTTAAGCCACAGTTTTTAACTCGTATAGAAAACAAAAGCGGAGAGGTTATTTATGAGCCAATTCCGGAATCTCATGACGTTTTGAATAAAGATATAGCTTTTGCCGTAATTAAGTTATTAGAAGGAGTTACAGAAACTGGTTCAGGTGCTCGTTTAAGAACTGAAGGAGGAGGAAGTGGAGACAACCGTTGGACAGGATATCCATATGTGTTTAGAAATCCAATTGCAGGAAAAACAGGAACAACGCAAAATCAATCAGATGGTTGGTTTATGGGAATGGTTCCGAACTTAGTAACAGGTGTTTGGGTTGGTTGTGAAGACCGTTCGGCACGTTTCAAGAGTTTAACTTACGGACAAGGAGCTACAGCAGCATTGCCAATTTGGGGTTATTTCATGAAACTTTGTTATGCAGATCCAGGACTTCAGGTTTCTAAGTCAGAATTTGAAAGACCTGCAAATCTTTCGATAAAAGTAGATTGCTATAGCAGACCAGCAGTAGTAAAAGATACAACTCAAACAGAACAAAATACAGACGAATTCGAACTGTAA
- a CDS encoding gliding motility lipoprotein GldH has product MRIKNSGILLLVAILLFSCDKKRVFDQYKSVGSAWHKDSVVTFDLPVLDSTKKYNLFVNLRENNNYPFNNLFLIVAIETPSGFTKVDTLEYQMANPDGTLLGNGFTDIKESKLFYKEDVKFRGKYKVHIKQAVRESGKIPGVQALDGITDVGFRIEQKD; this is encoded by the coding sequence ATGAGAATAAAAAATAGCGGGATTCTTCTTTTGGTAGCGATACTTCTTTTTTCTTGTGATAAAAAAAGAGTATTCGATCAGTACAAATCTGTTGGAAGTGCATGGCACAAAGACAGCGTTGTAACCTTTGATTTACCAGTTTTGGATTCTACAAAAAAATACAATTTATTTGTAAATTTGAGAGAGAATAACAATTATCCGTTCAATAATTTGTTTTTAATTGTTGCTATAGAAACGCCGAGTGGTTTCACCAAAGTCGATACTTTAGAATATCAAATGGCAAATCCTGATGGAACTTTGCTTGGAAATGGTTTTACGGACATAAAAGAAAGTAAACTGTTTTATAAAGAAGATGTAAAGTTTAGAGGGAAATACAAAGTACATATAAAACAAGCTGTTAGAGAATCAGGAAAAATTCCTGGAGTTCAGGCTTTAGATGGTATTACAGACGTAGGTTTTAGAATAGAACAAAAAGATTAG
- a CDS encoding regulatory iron-sulfur-containing complex subunit RicT yields the protein MACTSCSTSDGGAPKGCKNNGTCGTDSCNKLTVFDWLANMSPSNGEAIFDCVEVRFKNGRKEFFRNSEKLTLSIGDIVATVASPGHDIGIVTLTGELVKIQMKKKGVNHESNEVPKIYRKASQKDIDIWSVARDREEPMKVRARELAIQHKLEMKISDIEFQGDGSKATFYYTANDRVDFRLLIKDFAKEFSTRVEMKQVGFRQEAARLGGIGSCGRELCCSTWLTDFRSVNTSAARYQQLSLNPQKLAGQCGKLKCCLNYELDTYMDALKDFPDYDTKLVTEKGDAICQKQDIFKGLMWFAYTNNFANWHVLKIDQVKEIIAENKLKNKVSSLEDFAVEITSEPEKDFNNAMGQESLTRFDQPKRKKKPNRKRKPNVEAEVVAAPKKPQPNPNQNQNKPGGGVGNGNPNPNKGNKPNNNKPNQSNKPKNSNENKLAEPRKPIIITKNENKK from the coding sequence ATGGCATGTACAAGTTGTTCAACCTCAGATGGTGGCGCACCAAAAGGTTGTAAAAATAATGGGACTTGCGGCACCGATAGCTGCAATAAATTGACGGTTTTTGACTGGCTCGCAAATATGAGTCCGTCTAATGGAGAGGCTATTTTTGACTGCGTTGAAGTACGTTTTAAAAACGGACGTAAAGAATTCTTTAGAAATTCAGAAAAATTAACTTTAAGTATTGGTGATATTGTAGCAACTGTTGCATCACCAGGACATGATATTGGTATTGTTACTCTGACAGGCGAATTGGTTAAAATTCAAATGAAGAAAAAAGGCGTAAATCACGAAAGTAATGAAGTGCCAAAAATCTACCGAAAAGCATCTCAAAAAGATATTGATATTTGGTCTGTAGCGCGTGATCGCGAAGAACCGATGAAAGTTAGAGCCCGAGAATTGGCAATTCAGCATAAATTGGAAATGAAAATTTCTGATATTGAATTTCAGGGAGACGGATCGAAAGCTACGTTTTACTATACGGCAAATGACAGAGTCGATTTTAGACTTTTGATTAAAGATTTTGCCAAAGAATTCAGTACCAGAGTTGAGATGAAACAAGTTGGTTTCCGTCAGGAAGCAGCTCGTTTAGGTGGAATTGGTTCTTGCGGAAGAGAACTTTGCTGTTCAACATGGCTTACTGATTTTAGAAGTGTAAATACATCCGCAGCAAGATATCAGCAGCTTTCATTAAATCCACAAAAATTAGCCGGACAATGCGGAAAATTAAAGTGTTGCTTAAACTATGAGCTTGATACTTACATGGATGCATTGAAGGACTTTCCGGATTATGACACTAAATTGGTGACCGAAAAAGGAGATGCAATTTGTCAAAAACAAGATATTTTTAAAGGATTAATGTGGTTTGCCTACACGAATAATTTTGCAAACTGGCATGTTTTGAAAATTGATCAGGTAAAAGAAATTATTGCTGAAAATAAGTTGAAAAACAAAGTTTCTTCATTAGAAGATTTTGCTGTTGAAATTACTTCAGAGCCTGAAAAAGACTTTAATAATGCAATGGGTCAGGAAAGTTTAACCCGTTTTGATCAGCCAAAAAGAAAGAAAAAACCAAATCGCAAACGCAAACCAAATGTGGAGGCAGAAGTGGTGGCTGCACCAAAGAAACCACAACCGAATCCAAATCAGAATCAAAACAAGCCTGGAGGTGGAGTAGGAAATGGAAATCCAAATCCAAACAAAGGAAATAAACCGAATAATAATAAGCCAAATCAATCGAATAAACCTAAAAATTCGAATGAGAATAAACTGGCTGAACCTAGAAAACCTATAATTATTACTAAAAATGAGAATAAAAAATAG
- a CDS encoding transposase produces the protein MKKRVYSAEFKSSAVRLSYERENIKELADELGVQVERIYKWRSSQKTFTNLQPIISKKTEIDSLEVKQLRKALKEKELELEILKKAVHIFSKSDGKSTNL, from the coding sequence ATGAAAAAACGAGTTTACAGTGCTGAGTTTAAATCATCAGCAGTACGATTAAGTTACGAGCGAGAAAACATCAAAGAATTAGCAGATGAACTAGGCGTCCAGGTAGAGCGTATTTATAAATGGAGGTCTTCTCAAAAAACATTTACTAATCTACAACCAATTATTTCTAAAAAGACAGAGATAGATTCTTTAGAAGTAAAACAATTACGAAAAGCCCTTAAAGAAAAAGAATTAGAGCTTGAGATATTAAAAAAGGCCGTTCACATCTTTTCCAAGAGCGATGGGAAATCTACCAATTTATAG
- a CDS encoding IS3 family transposase — MVSYKHLYPIEKMCSVLKVSRSSYYRWFSGGPSNRFIENSLFTDLIKEVFDLSSQTYGSPRIAEQLKRKGYKISKRKVAKLMLLNGWRSKLKRRFKVTTDSNHRYPVCSNHLNRNFTPKSLNEVWVSDITYIRTAAGWLYLTTIIDLYDRQVIGWSLSTRMYTDQTIIPAWKMAVSKREITESLLFHSDRGIQYASIEFRKLINKNTLITQSMSRKANCWDNAVAESFFKTLKAELIYQHKFTTIEEAKLAVFEYIEVWYNRKRLHSSLGYKTPKEMELEFYKIESVA, encoded by the coding sequence ATAGTCAGCTATAAACATTTATATCCTATTGAAAAGATGTGCAGCGTTTTAAAAGTAAGCCGAAGTAGTTATTATAGATGGTTCAGTGGCGGTCCTTCTAATAGATTTATAGAAAATAGTCTATTTACAGATTTAATAAAAGAAGTTTTTGATCTAAGCAGTCAAACTTACGGAAGTCCCAGAATAGCGGAACAGCTAAAAAGAAAAGGATATAAAATATCCAAAAGGAAAGTTGCTAAATTGATGCTTCTTAATGGCTGGAGAAGTAAACTTAAAAGACGCTTTAAAGTAACCACAGATTCTAATCATCGATATCCAGTGTGCAGTAATCATCTCAATAGAAATTTTACACCAAAATCACTTAATGAGGTTTGGGTGTCTGATATAACCTATATAAGAACAGCTGCCGGCTGGTTATATCTTACTACTATTATTGATTTATATGACAGGCAGGTTATAGGATGGTCATTAAGCACACGAATGTATACCGATCAAACGATTATTCCAGCTTGGAAAATGGCAGTATCAAAAAGAGAAATAACAGAATCTTTACTTTTTCATTCAGATAGAGGAATACAATATGCTTCGATAGAATTCAGAAAATTGATTAATAAAAATACTTTAATCACTCAAAGTATGAGTAGAAAAGCTAATTGTTGGGATAATGCTGTAGCTGAAAGTTTTTTCAAGACCCTTAAAGCAGAACTTATCTATCAGCATAAATTCACAACCATTGAAGAAGCTAAATTAGCAGTCTTTGAATATATAGAAGTATGGTATAATAGAAAACGTCTGCATTCTTCTTTGGGATATAAAACACCTAAAGAAATGGAACTAGAATTTTATAAAATAGAAAGTGTAGCATAG
- a CDS encoding rhodanese-related sulfurtransferase — MQLYNTLSAEERAIIIDDAGKQRLTLSFYAYAKIQDPKKFRDDLFLAWNKLDALGRIYVANEGINAQMSIPEENLEAFRATLEVYDFMKGIRLNEAVEHDDHSFLKLTIKVRHKIVADGLNDETFDVTDIGVHLKAKEFNEILDDPNTIVVDFRNHYESEVGHFKGAITPDVETFRESLPIINDQLQNHKEDKNLVMYCTGGIRCEKASAYFKHQGFKNVFQLEGGIINYAKQIEAEGLESKFIGKNFVFDNRLGERITEDIISQCHQCGKPCDNHTNCENDGCHLLFIQCDDCKAAMENCCSTECLDIIHMPLVDQVRLRIGKQVGNKVFRKGKSENLKFKHSGELPNNSLATAEKQADIRQKIKVKKVLLGKAEHYYVKAQVGLFTIENHDLNTGDKILISGPTTGNQELVLEKMIVNEVEALTAKIGDKVTFEVPFRIRLSDKLYKIVN; from the coding sequence ATGCAACTGTACAACACTTTAAGCGCAGAAGAGAGAGCCATCATTATCGATGATGCCGGTAAACAACGACTAACGTTGTCTTTCTATGCGTATGCCAAAATTCAAGATCCCAAAAAATTTCGCGATGATTTATTTTTAGCCTGGAATAAGCTCGATGCTTTAGGCCGAATTTATGTTGCCAATGAAGGAATTAATGCTCAAATGAGTATTCCTGAAGAAAATTTGGAGGCTTTTAGAGCAACTCTGGAAGTTTATGATTTCATGAAAGGTATACGTTTGAATGAAGCGGTAGAACATGATGATCATTCCTTTTTAAAATTAACTATTAAAGTTCGTCATAAAATTGTTGCTGACGGTTTAAACGATGAAACTTTTGATGTTACTGATATTGGCGTTCACTTGAAAGCCAAAGAATTCAATGAAATCCTTGATGATCCAAATACTATTGTGGTAGATTTTAGAAATCACTACGAAAGTGAAGTTGGACATTTTAAAGGTGCAATTACTCCAGATGTAGAAACTTTTAGAGAGAGTTTGCCTATAATCAACGATCAGCTTCAAAATCATAAGGAAGATAAAAATCTTGTAATGTATTGTACAGGTGGAATTCGTTGTGAAAAAGCGAGTGCTTATTTTAAACATCAGGGTTTTAAAAATGTTTTTCAGTTAGAAGGCGGAATCATTAATTACGCCAAACAAATTGAAGCTGAAGGTTTAGAAAGTAAATTCATTGGAAAAAACTTCGTATTTGATAATCGCCTTGGCGAAAGAATTACTGAAGATATTATTTCGCAATGTCACCAATGCGGAAAACCTTGCGATAATCACACGAATTGTGAAAACGACGGATGTCATTTGTTGTTCATTCAATGTGATGATTGTAAAGCTGCTATGGAAAACTGTTGTTCTACAGAATGTCTTGACATTATTCATATGCCGTTGGTTGATCAGGTAAGATTAAGAATCGGAAAACAAGTTGGAAATAAAGTTTTTAGAAAAGGAAAGTCTGAAAATCTAAAATTCAAACATTCAGGCGAATTACCGAATAATTCTTTGGCTACAGCCGAAAAACAAGCGGATATTCGTCAAAAGATAAAAGTAAAAAAAGTACTTCTTGGTAAAGCAGAACATTATTATGTAAAAGCACAAGTTGGTCTTTTTACTATTGAAAATCACGACTTGAATACTGGCGATAAAATCTTAATTTCCGGACCAACTACCGGTAATCAGGAATTGGTTTTAGAAAAAATGATCGTCAACGAAGTTGAAGCTTTAACGGCTAAGATTGGTGATAAAGTTACTTTTGAAGTTCCTTTTCGTATTCGTTTGTCAGATAAGTTGTATAAAATTGTAAATTAG
- a CDS encoding efflux RND transporter periplasmic adaptor subunit yields the protein MLTILTFILMNALKLPKPIFPILLFLLLFISCKKEQPKAPPPMQAPFVTVKSEDVPIYKDFAGQTFGELDIELIARVDGILTGLYFKEGQKVKKGQLLYTIDPLEYETKVEQARGQVAVAQSSLVNANEELKRIRPLADMNAVSKRELDAAVAKDKAARSNYASMQASLKNQEIERGYCNIKSPIDGVIGLSNARLGDYITKLGNASRLNMVSKLDKVRVQFTVSESDYLKYQKSTKQGEKITDLQLILSDGSIHPEKGTLNFSDTKIDPTTGTVTIEAQFPNPDGTLRSGQFGKVRVLIRTAKDAIVIPQKAVTEIQGLFQVSVIDDKNTIQTRMVEVGQKTGVDWIITKGLKPNERVAIIGNQFIQPGSTVAPVPYVADKKQIASSQND from the coding sequence ATGTTAACAATTTTAACATTTATACTTATGAATGCTTTAAAACTACCAAAACCAATCTTCCCAATTCTCCTTTTTCTACTCTTGTTTATTTCTTGCAAAAAAGAACAACCGAAAGCGCCACCGCCCATGCAGGCACCTTTTGTCACAGTAAAAAGTGAAGATGTCCCAATTTATAAAGATTTTGCCGGACAAACTTTTGGCGAATTAGACATTGAATTAATTGCTCGAGTAGACGGAATATTGACCGGGTTATATTTTAAAGAAGGTCAAAAAGTTAAAAAAGGTCAATTACTCTATACAATTGATCCGTTAGAATATGAAACTAAAGTCGAACAAGCTCGCGGACAGGTTGCTGTTGCACAAAGTAGCTTGGTAAATGCTAACGAAGAATTAAAAAGAATTCGTCCACTTGCCGATATGAATGCCGTAAGTAAGCGAGAATTAGACGCGGCAGTTGCAAAAGACAAAGCCGCAAGATCTAATTATGCCAGTATGCAGGCAAGCTTAAAAAATCAAGAAATAGAACGAGGTTATTGCAACATTAAATCTCCAATCGATGGTGTTATCGGACTTTCGAATGCCAGATTAGGAGATTACATTACCAAACTGGGCAATGCCTCAAGATTGAATATGGTTTCGAAACTTGACAAAGTAAGAGTACAATTTACAGTTAGTGAATCTGATTATCTTAAATACCAGAAAAGCACTAAACAAGGCGAAAAAATCACTGATCTTCAGCTAATATTATCAGACGGAAGCATTCATCCCGAAAAAGGAACTCTGAACTTTTCTGATACTAAAATAGATCCTACAACAGGAACCGTAACTATTGAAGCACAATTTCCAAATCCTGACGGGACTTTGCGTTCAGGACAATTCGGAAAAGTTCGCGTTTTGATTCGCACAGCAAAAGATGCAATCGTAATCCCTCAAAAAGCAGTTACTGAAATTCAGGGACTATTTCAGGTTTCTGTAATCGATGATAAAAACACTATTCAAACCCGAATGGTGGAAGTAGGTCAAAAAACTGGTGTTGACTGGATCATTACAAAAGGACTAAAACCTAATGAAAGAGTAGCAATAATTGGTAATCAGTTTATTCAGCCCGGATCAACTGTTGCCCCAGTTCCTTATGTGGCCGACAAAAAACAGATTGCATCATCTCAAAACGACTAA